One Actinomadura viridis genomic region harbors:
- a CDS encoding nitrite/sulfite reductase, with product MDEDRAVPPATKRKRGEGQWALGYREPLNKNEENKKNDDGLNVRRRIVDVYSKAGFDSIDPADLRGRFRWFGLYTQRKPGIDGGKTGMLEDEELDDRYFMMRVRIDGGRLTGPQLRAIADISTEYARGTADITDRQNVQYHWIAIEDVPAIWERLEAVGLSTMEACGDTPRVIIGCPLAGIAADEVLDASPEIREIHDRYIGSREFSNLPRKFKSALSGCAAHCTVHEINDVAFVGVVNDDGEVGYQAFVGGGLSTNPMFAKSLGVFVKPEQAHEVWKGIISVFRDYGYRRLRHRARIKFLVNDWGAARFREVLEKEYLGYALPDGPEPAAPLPRRDHVGVHPQKDGRYYVGFAPRVGRVNGPLLTAVADLAERYGSGRVATTVEQKMVILDVPEENTEPLAAALAEHDLQVRPSTFRRQTMACTGIEYCKLAIVETKQRAMDLIDELEKRLPEFDQPLTINVNGCPNACARIQVADIGLKGQLVVDENGDQVEGFQIHLGGQVGATFGKKVRGLKTTSDGLTDYVERVVRKFDEQRAEGETFAAWVQRADDADLK from the coding sequence ATGGATGAGGATCGCGCCGTGCCACCTGCGACCAAGCGCAAGAGAGGCGAGGGCCAGTGGGCCCTCGGCTATCGGGAACCTCTCAACAAGAACGAAGAGAACAAGAAGAACGACGACGGCCTCAACGTCCGCCGCCGGATCGTCGACGTCTACTCCAAGGCCGGATTCGACTCGATCGACCCGGCCGACCTGCGCGGCCGGTTCCGCTGGTTCGGGCTCTACACCCAGCGCAAGCCCGGGATCGACGGCGGCAAGACCGGCATGCTGGAGGACGAGGAGCTCGACGACCGCTACTTCATGATGCGGGTGCGCATCGACGGCGGCCGGCTGACCGGTCCGCAGCTGCGCGCGATCGCCGACATCTCCACCGAGTACGCCCGGGGCACCGCCGACATCACCGACCGGCAGAACGTCCAGTACCACTGGATCGCGATCGAGGACGTCCCGGCGATCTGGGAGCGGCTGGAGGCCGTGGGGCTGTCCACCATGGAGGCGTGCGGCGACACCCCGCGCGTGATCATCGGCTGCCCGCTGGCCGGGATCGCCGCGGACGAGGTGCTGGACGCGAGCCCGGAGATCCGCGAGATCCACGACCGGTACATCGGGTCGCGGGAGTTCTCCAACCTGCCGCGCAAGTTCAAGTCGGCGCTGTCGGGCTGCGCCGCGCACTGCACCGTCCACGAGATCAACGACGTGGCGTTCGTCGGCGTGGTGAACGACGACGGCGAGGTCGGCTACCAGGCGTTCGTCGGCGGCGGGCTGTCCACCAACCCGATGTTCGCCAAGAGCCTGGGCGTGTTCGTCAAGCCCGAGCAGGCGCACGAGGTGTGGAAGGGCATCATCTCGGTCTTCCGGGACTACGGGTACCGGCGGCTGCGGCACCGCGCCCGGATCAAGTTCCTGGTGAACGACTGGGGCGCGGCCAGGTTCCGCGAGGTGCTGGAGAAGGAGTACCTGGGCTACGCGCTGCCCGACGGTCCCGAGCCCGCCGCCCCGCTCCCCCGCCGTGACCACGTGGGCGTCCACCCGCAGAAGGACGGCCGCTACTACGTCGGCTTCGCGCCGAGGGTGGGCCGGGTCAACGGGCCGCTGCTGACGGCCGTCGCCGACCTCGCCGAGCGCTACGGCTCGGGCCGGGTCGCCACCACGGTCGAGCAGAAGATGGTGATCCTCGACGTGCCCGAGGAGAACACCGAGCCGCTGGCCGCCGCGCTGGCCGAGCACGACCTCCAGGTGCGCCCGTCCACGTTCCGCCGCCAGACCATGGCCTGCACCGGCATCGAGTACTGCAAGCTGGCGATCGTCGAGACCAAGCAGCGCGCGATGGACCTCATCGACGAGCTGGAGAAGCGGCTGCCCGAGTTCGACCAGCCGCTGACCATCAACGTCAACGGCTGCCCGAACGCCTGCGCCCGCATCCAGGTCGCCGACATCGGCCTCAAGGGCCAGCTGGTGGTGGACGAGAACGGCGACCAGGTGGAGGGCTTCCAGATCCACCTGGGCGGCCAGGTCGGCGCCACGTTCGGCAAGAAGGTGCGCGGTCTGAAGACCACCTCGGACGGGCTGACCGACTACGTCGAGCGGGTCGTGCGCAAGTTCGACGAGCAGCGCGCCGAGGGCGAGACCTTCGCCGCCTGGGTCCAGCGCGCCGACGACGCCGACCTGAAGTAG
- a CDS encoding sirohydrochlorin chelatase, with protein MRHPPVTLPPLTARPPMVAVAHGSKDPRAAATVEELLSAVRARRPAVPVLTSFLDHAPPAPGPVLEGLLARDAAGGGPVVVLPLLLTAAYHSKTDVPGVLAQVRRRHPRARLRTAATLGPHPLLVAALERRLAEAGVEIGDPDTAVVLVSAGSSDPSANATIRAMAREWRGRGWRDVVAAYASAAGPAPAAAVRGLYEAGASRVVVASYFLAPGYFADKVRRESLAAGAAVVSPVLGAAPEVAELVLLRYTEALTAAPAAAAV; from the coding sequence ATGCGGCATCCACCTGTGACGCTGCCGCCCCTCACCGCGCGGCCTCCCATGGTCGCGGTGGCGCACGGGAGCAAGGACCCGCGCGCCGCCGCCACCGTGGAGGAACTGCTGTCGGCCGTCCGGGCCAGGCGCCCGGCGGTGCCCGTCCTGACCTCGTTCCTGGACCACGCGCCGCCCGCGCCCGGTCCCGTCCTGGAAGGGCTGCTCGCGCGGGACGCCGCGGGGGGCGGGCCGGTGGTGGTGCTGCCGCTCCTCCTCACCGCCGCCTACCACAGCAAGACCGACGTCCCGGGCGTGCTGGCGCAGGTGCGGCGGCGGCATCCGCGGGCCCGCCTGCGGACGGCCGCGACGCTGGGCCCGCACCCGCTGCTCGTGGCCGCCCTGGAGCGGCGGCTGGCCGAGGCGGGCGTGGAGATCGGCGATCCGGACACGGCGGTGGTGCTGGTGTCGGCGGGGTCCAGCGACCCGTCGGCCAACGCCACCATCCGGGCGATGGCCCGCGAGTGGCGCGGGCGGGGCTGGCGCGACGTCGTCGCCGCGTACGCGTCCGCGGCCGGCCCGGCGCCCGCCGCGGCGGTACGGGGCCTGTACGAGGCGGGCGCGTCCCGTGTCGTCGTCGCCTCGTACTTCCTGGCGCCGGGCTACTTCGCCGACAAGGTCCGCCGGGAGTCCCTGGCGGCCGGGGCCGCGGTGGTGTCCCCCGTGCTGGGCGCCGCCCCGGAGGTGGCCGAGCTGGTGCTCCTGCGCTACACCGAGGCGCTCACGGCCGCTCCGGCGGCGGCCGCGGTCTGA
- a CDS encoding DUF4262 domain-containing protein has translation MSDGRPPCACIICHDYGDRERLDNFQLRTIVHITQYGWSVVLVPGDDERPGWAYTIGLWHSHRAPELAMFGGDVYETEEILNTLGRRAAEGRAPAGGERLDDVVRGRPAAFRPVNLRWYEGAFGGALAFYRRPPLPVHQVVWPNQDGLFPWQPGTDLTFRRAQPWLWLDPRQHPEGVWTRRLSPPPPPQA, from the coding sequence ATGTCCGACGGCCGCCCCCCGTGCGCGTGCATCATCTGCCATGACTACGGCGACCGCGAGCGCCTGGACAACTTCCAGCTGCGCACGATCGTGCACATCACGCAGTACGGCTGGAGCGTGGTGCTGGTCCCCGGGGACGACGAGCGCCCCGGCTGGGCGTACACCATCGGGTTGTGGCACAGCCACCGCGCGCCCGAGCTGGCGATGTTCGGCGGCGACGTCTACGAGACGGAGGAGATCCTCAACACGCTCGGCCGCCGGGCCGCCGAAGGGCGCGCGCCCGCAGGCGGCGAACGGCTGGACGACGTCGTCCGGGGACGGCCCGCGGCGTTCCGCCCCGTGAACCTCCGGTGGTACGAGGGCGCGTTCGGCGGCGCCCTGGCGTTCTACCGCCGCCCGCCCCTGCCCGTCCACCAGGTGGTCTGGCCCAACCAGGACGGGCTCTTCCCCTGGCAGCCCGGCACCGACCTGACCTTCCGCCGCGCACAGCCCTGGCTGTGGCTGGACCCTCGCCAGCACCCCGAGGGCGTCTGGACCCGGCGCCTGAGCCCGCCTCCCCCGCCCCAGGCGTAG
- a CDS encoding phosphoadenylyl-sulfate reductase produces the protein MTLLETDRPALDLEDIVESAASALEGASTLEVIRWAAATFGDRICLTSSMSDAALIHLVSKVKPGIDVLFVDTGYHFAETIGTRDAVEAVYPVNVINVTPSRTVEEQEAALGPRLNGRNPDLCCHLRKVEPLGRALEGYMAWFSGIRRDETASRRDRRVVEWDRKRGMVKVNPILDWTQEDMDNYMSDNGVIVNPLHYDGYPSIGCAPCTSPVAPGEDPRSGRWAGMGKTECGIHL, from the coding sequence ATGACGCTACTGGAGACCGACAGACCGGCCCTCGACCTCGAAGACATCGTCGAATCGGCCGCGAGCGCGCTGGAGGGCGCCTCCACCCTGGAGGTCATCCGCTGGGCGGCGGCCACGTTCGGCGACCGGATCTGCCTGACCTCCTCGATGTCGGACGCCGCGCTGATCCACCTGGTGTCGAAGGTGAAGCCCGGGATCGACGTGCTGTTCGTCGACACCGGCTACCACTTCGCCGAGACCATCGGGACCCGGGACGCGGTGGAGGCCGTCTACCCGGTGAACGTGATCAACGTGACGCCGTCCCGCACCGTGGAGGAGCAGGAGGCCGCTCTCGGCCCCCGCCTGAACGGGCGCAACCCGGACCTGTGCTGCCACCTGCGCAAGGTGGAGCCGCTGGGCCGGGCGCTGGAGGGCTACATGGCCTGGTTCAGCGGCATCCGCCGGGACGAGACCGCCAGCCGCCGCGACCGCAGGGTCGTGGAATGGGACCGCAAGCGCGGGATGGTCAAGGTCAACCCCATCCTGGACTGGACCCAGGAGGACATGGACAACTACATGTCCGACAACGGCGTCATCGTGAACCCGCTGCACTACGACGGCTACCCCTCGATCGGGTGCGCGCCGTGCACGAGTCCCGTCGCCCCCGGCGAGGACCCGCGCAGCGGACGCTGGGCCGGGATGGGCAAGACCGAATGCGGCATCCACCTGTGA
- a CDS encoding DUF1707 SHOCT-like domain-containing protein yields the protein MSQPTPQPGRRPSDLRPQVPPEPVHAGEPERVPGPRGDGDPAPGAGPARGSAAAPDPEPGRDDPPAAGGDPVRASDAEREAVVEALRVASVEGRLTFEELTERTEKAYLAVTRGDLERILADLPGMGAPGAEPAPPQVRRRFTAIMGDCKERIVGRIDQELEALSVMGDVVLDLRGAQVPSGEVTVVATAVMGDVKVIVPDGVTVRMSGYAVMGVRKVQAREAQDGARVPVVNVRAHAIMGDVKIVDDEHHAPVRRALASWWERRKTGGGEDGPPGTR from the coding sequence ATGAGTCAGCCCACCCCGCAGCCGGGCCGGCGGCCGTCCGACCTCCGGCCGCAGGTCCCGCCAGAGCCCGTGCACGCCGGCGAGCCGGAGCGCGTCCCCGGCCCGCGAGGGGACGGCGACCCGGCGCCAGGGGCGGGCCCGGCGCGCGGCTCCGCGGCGGCTCCCGACCCGGAGCCGGGACGCGACGACCCCCCGGCGGCCGGCGGCGATCCGGTACGGGCCTCCGACGCCGAGCGGGAGGCCGTGGTCGAGGCCCTGCGGGTGGCCTCGGTGGAGGGCCGGCTGACCTTCGAGGAGCTGACCGAGCGCACCGAGAAGGCCTACCTCGCCGTGACCCGCGGCGACCTGGAGCGGATCCTCGCCGATCTGCCCGGCATGGGCGCGCCCGGCGCCGAGCCGGCGCCCCCGCAGGTGCGGCGGCGGTTCACCGCGATCATGGGCGACTGTAAGGAGCGCATCGTCGGCCGCATCGACCAGGAGCTGGAGGCGCTCTCGGTGATGGGTGACGTCGTCCTCGACCTGCGCGGCGCGCAGGTGCCCAGCGGCGAGGTGACCGTGGTGGCCACCGCCGTGATGGGCGACGTCAAGGTGATCGTCCCGGACGGCGTGACGGTGCGGATGAGCGGCTACGCCGTCATGGGCGTCCGCAAGGTGCAGGCCCGGGAGGCCCAGGACGGCGCGCGCGTCCCGGTCGTGAACGTCCGCGCGCACGCCATCATGGGCGATGTGAAGATCGTGGACGACGAGCACCACGCCCCCGTACGGCGGGCCCTGGCCTCCTGGTGGGAGCGCCGGAAGACCGGCGGGGGCGAGGACGGCCCGCCGGGCACGCGCTGA